The Thermanaerovibrio acidaminovorans DSM 6589 genome contains a region encoding:
- the mtrB gene encoding trp RNA-binding attenuation protein MtrB, which yields MEGGNQQRTSVLSDYIVIKALEDGVTVIGLTRGQETKFSHTEKLDRGEVWIAQFTEHTSAIKVRGHSEIHCKHGKIESGR from the coding sequence TTGGAGGGAGGCAATCAGCAGAGGACGTCCGTTTTGAGCGACTACATAGTCATCAAGGCCCTGGAGGACGGTGTGACGGTGATAGGGCTTACCAGGGGGCAGGAGACCAAGTTCTCCCACACGGAGAAGCTCGATCGTGGTGAGGTCTGGATAGCCCAGTTCACCGAGCACACCTCCGCCATAAAGGTGAGGGGGCATAGCGAGATACACTGCAAGCACGGTAAGATAGAGAGCGGGAGGTGA
- the pyk gene encoding pyruvate kinase, translating to MRRVKIVCTLGPACSDYDVLRAMAEAGMNVARFNFSHGEYETHELNLKLVRQVEQEIRRPIATLLDTKGPEIRTGLLKDHAPVILHQGKPFDLVVPQIDGDERGVSISYPNITSEVSPGMDVFIDDGTIHLRVERVYEDRVSCKVLVGGELGERKGVNIPEATLSVPTLTSKDIEDIRWGVEKGMDYIAVSFVRTRDDIIQVRRVLEELGGTMKIIAKIETRQAFQNLEEIAQVVDGMMVARGDLGVEMPTEDVPLAQKRIVDICRLQGKPVIVATQMLDSMIRNPRPTRAEANDVANAVLDGADAVMLSGETAKGKYPVQAVETMSRIVNRAEKEMRLWQRYQQVQVANHVADAVSHAAMTIAEDMKAAAIISLTRSGSTARMVSKYRPQCPIVAATPSKNTWRELALMWGVYPVMRDEASNAEEAVEAAMAAALEEGFVSEGDLVVITAGVPVGIPGTTNMVQVYTIGQILVKGLSLIKREASGFVCRCRSAKEALEKMRPGDVLVVEQTDKDYVPAMKKAAAIITEEGGLTSHAAIVALELGIPCVVSAKDCMKLLQDGMLITVDGTRGVVYQGRVKLR from the coding sequence TTGAGGCGCGTCAAGATAGTTTGTACCCTGGGACCCGCGTGCAGCGATTACGACGTACTTCGGGCCATGGCGGAGGCGGGGATGAACGTGGCCCGTTTCAATTTCAGCCACGGGGAGTACGAGACCCACGAGCTCAACCTTAAGCTGGTCCGTCAGGTGGAGCAGGAGATAAGGCGTCCCATAGCGACCCTTCTGGATACCAAGGGTCCGGAGATAAGAACCGGGCTCCTGAAGGACCATGCGCCGGTGATCCTACATCAAGGTAAGCCCTTCGACCTGGTGGTTCCCCAGATTGATGGGGACGAGCGGGGGGTGTCCATAAGCTATCCCAACATAACCTCTGAGGTCTCTCCCGGAATGGACGTCTTCATCGACGATGGGACCATCCATCTCCGGGTAGAGAGGGTCTACGAGGACCGGGTATCCTGCAAGGTTTTGGTGGGAGGCGAGCTGGGGGAGAGGAAGGGTGTCAACATCCCCGAGGCTACCCTCTCGGTTCCGACCCTCACGTCCAAGGACATAGAGGACATCCGCTGGGGCGTTGAGAAGGGGATGGACTACATAGCGGTCTCCTTCGTTAGGACCCGGGACGACATAATCCAGGTTCGGCGGGTTCTGGAGGAGCTGGGTGGCACCATGAAGATCATAGCCAAGATAGAGACCCGGCAGGCGTTCCAGAACCTGGAGGAGATAGCCCAGGTGGTGGATGGGATGATGGTGGCCCGGGGTGACCTGGGGGTTGAGATGCCCACCGAGGACGTGCCGCTGGCGCAGAAGAGGATCGTGGACATCTGCCGCCTACAGGGGAAGCCGGTCATCGTGGCCACCCAGATGCTGGACTCCATGATACGGAACCCTCGCCCCACCAGGGCGGAGGCCAACGACGTGGCAAACGCGGTGTTGGACGGGGCGGACGCGGTGATGCTCTCCGGTGAGACCGCCAAGGGCAAGTATCCGGTCCAGGCGGTGGAGACCATGAGCCGCATAGTTAACCGGGCGGAGAAGGAGATGCGCCTGTGGCAGCGCTACCAGCAGGTGCAGGTGGCCAACCATGTGGCGGATGCGGTTAGCCATGCGGCCATGACCATAGCGGAGGACATGAAGGCGGCGGCCATCATATCCCTCACCAGGAGCGGAAGCACCGCCAGGATGGTGAGCAAGTACCGTCCCCAGTGTCCCATAGTGGCCGCCACTCCATCCAAGAACACCTGGAGGGAGCTGGCCCTGATGTGGGGGGTATACCCGGTCATGAGGGACGAGGCTAGCAACGCGGAGGAGGCGGTGGAGGCCGCCATGGCGGCCGCCCTGGAGGAGGGGTTCGTCTCTGAGGGAGACCTGGTGGTGATAACCGCCGGTGTGCCGGTGGGCATACCGGGGACCACCAACATGGTCCAGGTTTACACCATAGGCCAGATCCTCGTTAAGGGGCTGTCCCTGATCAAGCGGGAGGCCTCGGGCTTCGTGTGCCGTTGCCGGTCCGCCAAGGAGGCCCTGGAGAAGATGAGGCCCGGGGACGTGTTGGTGGTGGAGCAGACCGACAAGGACTACGTGCCCGCCATGAAGAAGGCTGCGGCCATAATAACCGAGGAGGGGGGCCTCACCAGCCACGCGGCCATCGTTGCCCTGGAGCTTGGGATCCCCTGCGTGGTCAGCGCCAAGGACTGCATGAAGCTTCTTCAGGACGGAATGCTGATCACCGTGGACGGTACCCGGGGAGTCGTATACCAGGGGAGGGTCAAGCTACGCTGA
- a CDS encoding NUDIX hydrolase: MPPFFAFLCGGPGGGLDECRDHPSWSDYPADRLWGAVWVPLWVGDGGFMTLLMRRSTSLRRHPGQISFPGGARDPLDPGPVDTAMREAMEEVSPGGRWEPLGLMRPQRALSSGFSVAPVVFVSPDRAPYFSPSSPEVDILSPVKVPPKGEFAPRPDGEFQLPVPPLGTVWGMTARVLMDLAKLVGELSWPF; encoded by the coding sequence ATGCCCCCCTTTTTCGCTTTCCTGTGCGGTGGTCCCGGCGGGGGATTGGATGAATGCCGGGACCACCCATCGTGGAGTGACTACCCGGCGGACCGCCTGTGGGGGGCGGTTTGGGTTCCCCTTTGGGTGGGGGATGGGGGCTTTATGACCCTGCTGATGAGGCGTTCCACCTCTCTTCGAAGGCACCCGGGGCAGATATCCTTCCCGGGTGGCGCCCGGGATCCGTTGGATCCCGGGCCGGTGGATACCGCCATGAGGGAGGCCATGGAGGAGGTGTCCCCCGGTGGCCGCTGGGAACCCCTGGGTCTAATGAGGCCTCAGCGAGCCCTGTCCAGCGGTTTCAGCGTGGCCCCGGTGGTGTTCGTCTCCCCCGATAGGGCCCCCTACTTCTCCCCCAGCTCTCCGGAGGTGGACATCCTGTCCCCTGTGAAGGTGCCCCCTAAGGGGGAGTTCGCGCCGAGGCCCGACGGTGAGTTCCAGTTGCCAGTGCCGCCCCTGGGGACCGTATGGGGCATGACCGCCAGGGTCTTGATGGACCTGGCGAAGCTGGTGGGAGAGCTGAGTTGGCCCTTCTAG
- a CDS encoding deoxyribonuclease IV: MALLGCHVSIEGGVWRAIERGDSLGCRAIQIFTKNQLQWMSSPIPLDVAERFYRAWRASGIVEVVSHASYLINLASHDPVLWKRSVEALTYEAQRCLDLGIGLLVFHPGHHGGAGYQVGMEWLERGIQQVLEAIPLGVRLLLEPSAGQGTSVGFVLKDCVELCHRIGYERLGLCLDTCHLFAAGYDFRTPGGYDRLLRSLGDRGTRLVGCWHLNDSKDPKGSRKDRHQRVGIGTIGLAPFQMILSDPRFHAVPAIVEAPPSTVAEDLALLNKLMGLG; the protein is encoded by the coding sequence TTGGCCCTTCTAGGCTGCCACGTATCCATAGAGGGTGGGGTATGGCGGGCCATCGAACGGGGGGATTCTCTTGGCTGCAGGGCCATACAGATCTTCACCAAGAACCAGCTCCAGTGGATGTCGTCACCGATTCCCCTGGACGTGGCGGAGCGCTTCTACAGGGCCTGGAGGGCAAGCGGCATCGTCGAGGTGGTGTCCCATGCCTCCTACCTGATAAACCTGGCATCCCATGATCCGGTGCTTTGGAAGAGGAGCGTGGAAGCCCTGACATACGAGGCCCAGCGTTGCCTTGATTTGGGCATAGGGCTCCTGGTCTTTCACCCGGGCCATCACGGGGGGGCAGGCTACCAGGTGGGGATGGAATGGCTCGAGAGGGGTATCCAGCAGGTGCTTGAGGCAATCCCCCTTGGGGTCAGGTTGCTTTTGGAGCCCTCGGCGGGCCAGGGCACGTCGGTTGGTTTCGTTCTGAAGGACTGTGTCGAGCTGTGTCATCGAATTGGGTACGAGAGGTTGGGGCTTTGTCTCGATACCTGCCACCTGTTCGCCGCCGGGTATGATTTTAGGACCCCGGGTGGGTACGACCGGTTGTTGAGATCTCTTGGGGACCGGGGGACGCGGCTGGTGGGATGCTGGCATCTGAACGATTCCAAGGACCCCAAGGGATCCAGGAAGGACAGGCACCAGCGGGTGGGGATCGGCACCATCGGTCTTGCCCCATTCCAGATGATCCTGTCGGACCCCAGGTTTCATGCGGTGCCCGCCATAGTGGAGGCTCCGCCTTCGACGGTGGCGGAGGACCTGGCCCTCTTGAACAAGCTGATGGGGCTGGGCTAG
- a CDS encoding alanine racemase: protein MNCAPVMSVCLETVRFNASQVASLAGRVGVSIWGVTKGLCGEPSLARAMVDGGCEAIGDSRVRNLAHMKAAGVDAPMYLIRIPMLSEIPWMLEVADGCLVSSLETLEVIEGHCAAQRRVFQVVLMFDLGDLREGFMPQMAEDVGRFCSSLSWVRVIGVGTNLGCFGGVLATRVNQLELLDVASVVRRESGFDVPLVSGGGTLALPLLETGQMPQGVNNLRVGEGIILGTDSTNGRDVPYLRQDGVELAAQVVELRRKPSVPRGELGRDAFGQVPSFVDRGERLRAILALGRQDTRPEGLTPLNDGVLILGASSDHMICDVEDASHVSLGGTLRFRPNYGAMLQGATSPYVRKEFLDGAGGLEAP from the coding sequence ATGAACTGTGCTCCCGTGATGTCCGTTTGCTTGGAGACGGTACGCTTCAACGCTTCCCAGGTGGCCTCCCTGGCTGGAAGGGTTGGAGTCTCCATCTGGGGGGTCACCAAGGGGCTATGCGGTGAGCCGTCCCTGGCCAGGGCCATGGTGGACGGGGGTTGCGAGGCCATAGGGGACAGCCGGGTCCGCAACTTGGCCCATATGAAGGCCGCCGGGGTAGATGCTCCCATGTATCTTATCCGGATTCCCATGTTGAGCGAGATCCCCTGGATGCTGGAGGTGGCCGATGGTTGCCTGGTGTCCTCTCTGGAGACCCTGGAGGTGATAGAGGGACACTGTGCCGCCCAAAGACGGGTTTTTCAAGTGGTCCTCATGTTCGATCTGGGAGATCTAAGGGAGGGTTTCATGCCCCAGATGGCGGAGGATGTGGGGCGTTTCTGTTCTTCCCTATCTTGGGTTAGGGTCATTGGGGTTGGCACTAACCTGGGATGCTTCGGCGGGGTTTTGGCCACCAGGGTTAATCAGCTGGAGCTGTTGGATGTGGCCTCGGTGGTCCGGCGGGAGTCGGGTTTCGATGTCCCTCTGGTCTCCGGGGGAGGTACTTTGGCCCTGCCCCTTCTGGAGACCGGCCAGATGCCCCAAGGGGTCAACAACCTGAGGGTCGGTGAGGGTATCATCCTGGGAACAGACTCCACCAACGGGCGAGACGTCCCCTATCTCCGCCAGGATGGGGTTGAGCTGGCTGCCCAGGTGGTGGAGCTGCGCAGGAAACCATCGGTTCCCAGGGGTGAGTTGGGCCGAGATGCCTTCGGCCAAGTTCCATCCTTCGTCGATAGGGGAGAACGGCTCCGGGCCATACTTGCGTTGGGGCGTCAAGACACCCGGCCCGAGGGGCTTACCCCGCTGAATGATGGGGTCCTAATACTGGGGGCCTCCAGCGATCACATGATATGCGATGTGGAGGACGCCTCCCATGTGTCCCTGGGGGGGACCTTGCGGTTCAGGCCAAACTACGGGGCCATGCTCCAGGGGGCCACGTCTCCCTACGTTAGGAAGGAGTTCCTAGATGGGGCTGGTGGCCTTGAGGCCCCTTGA
- the cdaA gene encoding diadenylate cyclase CdaA gives MFIPKLRWQDVLDIFIIAFIVYKLLILVVGTRAVQLLKGLMVLGLTAAMANLLELKALTWLLSRLFQAMLIAIPILFQPELRRVLEELGRGHLWKMRKGQERLEALAEEVLRAILYLASERIGALLVLQRETGLKEIWRSAVPIKAQPSQELLVSLFWPGNPLHDGAVILDRGTVIAASCYLPLTEKSDLSRWYGTRHRAALGVTEISDAIAIVVSEERGEVSLAVSGRLSKPLKEDQLRKLLIHYFRGKEEPKSFFDRFRQSLNDEDLVVEDED, from the coding sequence TTGTTCATACCAAAGCTCAGGTGGCAAGACGTACTGGACATCTTCATAATCGCCTTCATAGTTTACAAGCTACTGATCCTGGTGGTGGGAACCAGGGCGGTGCAGTTGCTGAAGGGGCTGATGGTCCTTGGGTTGACCGCCGCCATGGCGAACCTGTTGGAGCTCAAGGCCCTCACGTGGTTGCTCTCCAGGCTCTTTCAGGCCATGTTGATAGCCATACCGATCCTTTTCCAGCCGGAGCTCCGTCGGGTCCTGGAGGAGCTTGGCAGGGGACATCTGTGGAAGATGAGGAAGGGGCAGGAGCGGCTGGAGGCCCTGGCGGAGGAAGTGTTGAGGGCCATCCTCTACCTGGCCAGCGAGAGGATAGGGGCCCTGCTGGTCCTTCAGCGGGAGACGGGACTCAAGGAGATATGGAGGTCCGCGGTTCCCATAAAGGCCCAACCCTCCCAGGAGCTGTTGGTGTCCCTCTTCTGGCCCGGGAACCCGCTCCACGATGGGGCGGTGATTTTGGACCGGGGAACGGTCATAGCCGCCTCCTGCTACCTTCCGTTGACGGAGAAGAGCGACCTGTCCCGCTGGTACGGGACCCGACACCGGGCGGCCCTGGGCGTCACGGAGATATCGGACGCCATAGCCATAGTGGTCTCCGAGGAGCGTGGGGAGGTATCCTTGGCGGTCAGCGGTAGGCTATCCAAGCCCCTCAAGGAGGATCAGTTGAGGAAGCTCCTCATACACTACTTCCGCGGCAAGGAGGAACCCAAGTCCTTCTTCGATCGCTTCCGGCAGAGCCTAAATGACGAGGACCTGGTGGTGGAGGATGAAGATTAA
- a CDS encoding CdaR family protein, translated as MKIKTGRAKQWFYSRLSIQILSLIIAVAVWFFVSWDHSSKGYRTMNLPIRVVGAGEALVVSPSATAIEARLFGDMTVLSQLDSGALDCVIDVSGLPQGSYQLTPRIDLPKGVDSVSFRPQFVVVRILKRSSRSLPVRIDFGRDFPNGLNLSTASVNPKRVSVTGTDEELSAVDFARVVVPYEDFASGRRVFPVELIFKEGMKPERDLEVSPREVTLDLMASSDKMVRRVPVKASVEGIPDWGLSVESVKVQPESVLLAGPEEALAKVGEISLPPVNVDGATGDFSSWVPVDPQVEGVSVLGTGLVQVQVRFSKRSSKKVLKGVPVSIRGAEPGRSWSVHPEVVDVTLDVGNADQSTLDGLPSDLVEAYVDASNVVASRISLPVLVKVKRDSISLSSVDPQMVQLVEKR; from the coding sequence ATGAAGATTAAAACTGGAAGGGCAAAACAGTGGTTTTACTCCCGGCTGTCGATTCAGATCCTATCACTGATAATCGCCGTGGCGGTGTGGTTCTTCGTATCCTGGGATCACAGCTCAAAGGGGTATAGGACCATGAACCTGCCCATTAGGGTGGTGGGGGCAGGGGAGGCCCTTGTGGTGAGCCCCAGCGCTACCGCCATTGAGGCCCGTCTCTTCGGCGACATGACGGTTCTTTCCCAACTGGACTCGGGGGCCCTGGACTGTGTCATCGACGTCTCCGGCCTTCCTCAGGGGAGCTACCAACTCACCCCCAGGATCGATCTGCCCAAGGGGGTGGACAGCGTGTCCTTCCGTCCCCAGTTCGTGGTAGTTCGGATATTGAAGAGATCGTCCAGGAGCCTTCCGGTGAGGATAGACTTCGGCAGGGACTTCCCGAACGGTTTAAACCTATCTACCGCTTCGGTGAACCCCAAACGGGTGTCGGTCACCGGCACCGATGAGGAGCTATCCGCGGTGGACTTCGCCCGGGTGGTGGTACCCTACGAGGATTTCGCATCTGGTAGGCGGGTATTCCCGGTGGAGCTCATTTTCAAGGAGGGAATGAAGCCTGAGCGGGATCTTGAGGTATCCCCCCGGGAGGTCACTTTGGACCTAATGGCCAGCTCTGATAAAATGGTTCGTCGAGTGCCCGTCAAGGCATCGGTGGAAGGGATACCTGATTGGGGGCTTTCGGTGGAGTCCGTAAAGGTCCAGCCCGAGTCGGTCCTCTTAGCCGGGCCCGAGGAGGCGTTGGCCAAGGTGGGGGAGATCTCGTTGCCACCGGTGAACGTGGACGGCGCCACCGGCGACTTCTCATCTTGGGTGCCGGTGGATCCCCAGGTGGAGGGGGTGTCGGTCCTGGGGACCGGCTTGGTCCAGGTTCAGGTCCGGTTCAGCAAGAGGTCCTCCAAGAAGGTCCTGAAGGGGGTCCCGGTTAGTATAAGGGGGGCTGAACCCGGTAGGTCCTGGTCGGTCCACCCCGAAGTGGTGGATGTGACCTTGGACGTGGGGAACGCGGATCAGTCGACTCTGGATGGTCTACCCTCCGACCTGGTGGAGGCCTACGTGGACGCCAGCAACGTGGTGGCCAGCCGCATATCTCTGCCGGTGCTGGTGAAGGTGAAGAGGGATTCCATATCACTCTCCTCCGTGGACCCCCAGATGGTCCAACTGGTGGAGAAGAGATAG
- the glmM gene encoding phosphoglucosamine mutase, protein MIELSERRYFGTDGVRDVANRGAMTPEMAMRLGMAYVRFLKDNGVSSPRVVVGRDTRISGQMLELALSAGVASMGASVISLGVMPTPGVSFALTQGMGDGGAVVSASHNPAEYNGIKFFGTDGRKLPDEQEAAIESYLEGDLEDRPVGVGMGSYREDVTLVEGYAKWLVSCSGEAKPLGRGVIDCANGAICRVASRVFDGWDVTFTGNAPDGNNINDGCGVMHMENLSRLVRERKARFGVAFDGDADRTLLCDSKGRVIDGDLMLWVLARWLRARGQLGSGVVATVMSNMVLDEKLRQEGIALFRCPVGDRYVLETMTREGAMLGGEQSGHVIVSPWVVTGDGLCTALLFLRACVEMGEDLDSLCDRFKPYPQRLINMRVRDKGEVLDSPLLRTAVSSAEEILGSLGRVFVRPSGTEPLVRILLEARDEALLESSSQVFMGVLDRFHVSAHR, encoded by the coding sequence GTGATTGAATTGTCCGAGAGACGTTACTTCGGTACCGACGGTGTCAGAGACGTGGCCAACCGGGGGGCCATGACCCCCGAGATGGCCATGCGCCTTGGGATGGCCTACGTCAGGTTCCTCAAGGACAACGGAGTAAGTAGCCCCAGGGTGGTGGTGGGGAGGGACACCCGGATATCGGGGCAGATGCTAGAGCTGGCCCTCTCAGCGGGGGTCGCGTCCATGGGGGCTTCGGTGATCTCCTTGGGGGTGATGCCCACCCCGGGGGTGAGCTTCGCCCTGACGCAGGGGATGGGGGACGGTGGGGCGGTGGTCAGCGCGTCCCACAACCCGGCAGAGTACAACGGCATTAAGTTCTTCGGCACCGACGGCAGGAAGTTGCCGGATGAGCAAGAGGCCGCCATAGAGTCGTACCTGGAGGGGGATCTTGAGGACAGGCCAGTGGGGGTTGGCATGGGATCCTACCGGGAGGACGTCACCCTGGTGGAGGGCTACGCCAAGTGGTTGGTCTCCTGTTCAGGCGAGGCGAAGCCGCTAGGTAGGGGGGTCATCGATTGCGCCAACGGGGCCATCTGCCGGGTGGCCTCCAGGGTGTTCGACGGTTGGGACGTGACCTTCACCGGCAACGCCCCGGATGGGAACAACATAAACGACGGATGCGGGGTCATGCACATGGAGAACCTCTCCCGCCTCGTTCGGGAAAGGAAGGCCCGGTTCGGCGTGGCCTTTGACGGGGACGCGGACAGGACCCTCCTCTGCGACTCCAAGGGCAGGGTTATAGACGGGGATCTGATGCTATGGGTGCTGGCCCGCTGGCTTCGGGCCCGGGGACAGTTGGGATCCGGTGTGGTGGCCACCGTGATGAGCAACATGGTCCTGGATGAGAAGCTGCGTCAGGAGGGGATAGCTCTCTTCCGTTGCCCCGTGGGTGACAGGTACGTCCTGGAGACCATGACGAGGGAGGGGGCCATGTTGGGTGGTGAGCAGTCGGGGCACGTGATCGTGTCCCCCTGGGTGGTAACCGGGGACGGGCTCTGCACCGCCCTCCTGTTCCTCCGGGCCTGCGTGGAGATGGGGGAGGACCTGGACTCCCTCTGCGATAGGTTCAAACCCTATCCCCAGAGGCTGATAAACATGAGGGTAAGGGACAAGGGGGAGGTGCTGGATTCCCCCTTGCTCAGGACCGCGGTGAGCTCCGCGGAGGAGATCCTCGGCTCCTTGGGCCGGGTGTTCGTGAGGCCCTCGGGCACCGAGCCACTGGTGAGGATCCTGTTGGAGGCCAGGGATGAGGCCCTCCTGGAGTCCTCCTCCCAGGTCTTCATGGGAGTGTTGGATAGGTTCCACGTCTCCGCCCACCGATGA
- the galU gene encoding UTP--glucose-1-phosphate uridylyltransferase GalU has protein sequence MGCSSAPLRHCLFPVAGLGTRFLPATKETPKEMLPLIDRPLIHYGVEEACGAGCRDVVFVTGRGKRSIEDYFDRSPDLEGLLETRGKLDLAEMVRGISEMARFSYVRQSEPLGLGHAVLCGRTCCNGDHFGVILPDDVILSHVPVLAQLDQVRLRFGGSVLALEEVSEEDTSRYGIVDAEDLGGGVFRIRDLVEKPDPKDAPSRLAIMGRYVLSSRIFDHLERVLPGSGGEIQLTDGLKSLLSEEPIYGYIYQGERLDCGTKEGWLKATVTMALRDRGLREIVMDVLRSEGVI, from the coding sequence ATGGGATGTTCTAGCGCTCCGTTGAGGCACTGCCTTTTCCCGGTTGCTGGTCTAGGTACCCGGTTCCTTCCCGCCACCAAGGAGACCCCCAAGGAGATGCTGCCTCTTATAGATCGACCCCTGATCCACTACGGGGTGGAGGAGGCGTGTGGCGCCGGGTGCAGGGACGTGGTGTTCGTGACCGGCAGGGGCAAGCGGTCCATCGAGGACTACTTCGACAGGTCCCCGGACCTGGAGGGGCTCCTTGAGACCAGGGGAAAGTTGGACCTGGCGGAGATGGTTAGGGGCATAAGCGAGATGGCCCGGTTCTCCTATGTCAGGCAGTCGGAGCCCCTGGGGCTAGGTCACGCGGTGCTCTGCGGAAGGACCTGTTGCAACGGGGATCACTTCGGCGTCATACTTCCCGACGACGTGATCCTCTCCCATGTCCCAGTCCTGGCTCAGCTGGACCAGGTCAGGCTCCGGTTCGGCGGCTCCGTGCTTGCCCTTGAGGAGGTTTCGGAGGAGGACACCTCCAGGTACGGCATCGTTGACGCGGAGGACCTGGGGGGAGGGGTTTTCAGGATAAGGGACCTGGTGGAGAAGCCGGATCCCAAGGATGCCCCCAGCAGGTTGGCCATAATGGGACGGTACGTGCTGTCCAGCCGGATCTTCGATCACTTGGAGCGGGTCTTACCCGGTTCCGGCGGAGAGATACAGCTGACCGACGGTCTGAAATCGCTCCTCTCGGAGGAGCCCATCTATGGGTACATCTATCAGGGAGAGCGACTTGACTGCGGTACCAAGGAGGGGTGGCTCAAGGCCACGGTCACCATGGCCCTGAGGGATCGGGGGTTGCGGGAGATAGTGATGGATGTCCTCCGATCGGAGGGGGTGATTTAA
- the glmS gene encoding glutamine--fructose-6-phosphate transaminase (isomerizing): MCGVVGYVGPRKVVGVILEGLRRLEYRGYDSAGMAVHDGFSIRVEKVVGKVSDLASRVEGINLDGTLGVGHTRWATHGGVTGENAHPHRDQDGRFVLVHNGIVENYLDIRDQLESRGVSFYSQTDSEVVVKLLSQIYDGDMLRSLTELGRRLEGSYALVILSKDDPGGFYCVRKGSPLVLGLTEGEGFCASDVPPLLPYTKDVIYLEEGDIAEVRPGSVRIWDKDGRPVERPVHRIDWDVSMAEKDGYPHYMAKEIHEQGTVLRSTLKGRLSESGVDLGDDVHWDGDFLRSLRRINLVACGTSYYACLVAERVLERWTSLDVKVDIASEYRYRDVKIGADTLAVFVSQSGETADTLAAQRKVRSLGGRCLGITNVRGSTLAREVHDLLLLKAGPEIGVAATKTFMGQLGALYLLALKLGWERGDLNPVEASRLAYGLLKLPYEVERVLERDGDVKAAAERFCGYDDFLFLGRGFSYPIALEGALKLKEISYVHAEAYAAGEMKHGPIALLEPNVPVMVVIPKDGLYEKTLSNVQEARARKSPIVAVASDGDDLIDQMADWVIRIPRCEECFSPFISVIPLQQFAYHVAQLRGCEIDQPRNLAKSVTVE, from the coding sequence ATGTGTGGCGTGGTCGGTTACGTGGGGCCCCGCAAAGTTGTTGGTGTGATCTTGGAGGGGCTTCGTCGGTTGGAGTACAGGGGATACGACTCGGCGGGCATGGCGGTTCACGATGGCTTCTCCATAAGGGTGGAGAAGGTGGTTGGCAAGGTATCGGACCTGGCGTCCCGGGTGGAGGGGATCAACCTGGATGGCACCCTTGGGGTTGGGCACACCCGATGGGCCACCCATGGCGGCGTAACCGGTGAGAACGCCCATCCCCACCGGGATCAGGACGGCAGGTTCGTCCTGGTTCACAACGGGATAGTGGAGAACTACCTGGACATAAGGGACCAGCTCGAGTCCCGGGGGGTGTCCTTCTATTCCCAGACGGACTCCGAGGTGGTGGTGAAGCTCCTGTCCCAGATATACGACGGGGACATGCTGAGATCCCTGACCGAGCTGGGAAGGCGTCTCGAGGGCTCCTACGCGCTGGTGATCCTCTCTAAGGATGACCCCGGCGGGTTCTACTGCGTCAGGAAGGGCTCCCCCCTGGTCCTCGGGCTTACGGAGGGGGAGGGGTTCTGTGCCTCCGACGTGCCTCCGTTGCTTCCTTACACCAAGGACGTGATATATCTGGAGGAGGGAGATATCGCGGAGGTCCGCCCCGGATCGGTTAGGATATGGGATAAGGACGGGCGGCCGGTGGAGAGGCCCGTCCATAGGATTGATTGGGACGTATCCATGGCGGAGAAGGACGGGTACCCCCACTACATGGCCAAGGAGATCCACGAGCAGGGCACGGTGCTCAGGAGCACCCTGAAGGGCAGGCTATCCGAGTCGGGGGTGGATCTGGGGGATGACGTTCACTGGGATGGGGATTTCCTTCGCTCCCTGAGGCGGATCAATCTGGTTGCCTGTGGGACCTCCTACTATGCCTGCCTGGTGGCTGAGCGGGTCCTGGAGCGGTGGACTTCGTTGGACGTTAAGGTGGACATAGCCTCCGAGTACCGGTACCGGGACGTCAAGATAGGTGCCGACACGCTGGCGGTGTTCGTATCCCAGTCGGGGGAGACGGCGGACACCCTGGCGGCCCAGCGGAAGGTGAGGTCCTTGGGTGGAAGGTGCCTGGGGATAACGAACGTAAGGGGGTCCACCCTTGCCAGGGAGGTCCACGATCTCCTGCTCCTCAAGGCGGGGCCGGAGATAGGGGTGGCGGCCACCAAGACCTTCATGGGGCAGCTGGGGGCCCTGTACCTCCTGGCCCTGAAGTTGGGCTGGGAGAGGGGGGACCTGAATCCAGTTGAGGCCAGCAGGCTGGCCTACGGGTTGCTAAAGCTACCCTATGAGGTGGAGAGGGTCCTTGAGAGGGATGGGGATGTCAAGGCGGCGGCGGAGAGGTTCTGCGGTTACGACGACTTCCTTTTCCTGGGTAGGGGCTTCTCCTATCCGATCGCCCTTGAGGGGGCCCTGAAGCTCAAGGAGATATCCTACGTCCACGCGGAGGCCTATGCGGCGGGGGAGATGAAGCACGGTCCCATAGCGCTGTTGGAGCCAAACGTTCCGGTTATGGTGGTGATCCCCAAGGACGGGCTCTACGAGAAGACCCTTTCTAACGTGCAGGAGGCCAGGGCTAGGAAGTCTCCCATAGTGGCGGTGGCCTCCGATGGGGACGATCTGATAGATCAGATGGCGGATTGGGTGATCCGGATACCCAGATGTGAGGAGTGCTTCTCACCCTTCATCTCGGTGATCCCCCTGCAGCAGTTTGCTTACCACGTGGCCCAGTTGAGGGGTTGCGAGATAGATCAGCCCAGGAACCTGGCCAAGAGCGTCACAGTGGAGTAG